In Paenibacillus phoenicis, one genomic interval encodes:
- a CDS encoding thiamine pyrophosphate-dependent dehydrogenase E1 component subunit alpha — protein MNAKSVVQTEPKHKQLGLTDAEVIEMYRYMVTARKFDERNLLLQRAGKINFHVSGIGQETTQVAAAFALDRERDYFLPYYRDYGFVLAVGMSLTELMLSTFAKAGDPNSGGRQMPGHFGSKRLRIVTGSSPVTTQVPHAVGVALAAKMQKKDIVSYVTFGEGSSNQGDFHEGLNFAGVQKLPVIFLCENNQYAISVPVKKQLGGRVVDRAQGYGFPGVRVDGNDALEVYRVVKEARERAVRGEGPTLIEAMMYRLSPHSTSDNDLAYRTKEEVEENWKKDGIPKMKSYLIETGIWSEEQDEALLRDIQQQLKEAVEAADNAPFPRPEDTLLHVYASEGEEQ, from the coding sequence ATGAATGCCAAAAGTGTAGTTCAAACCGAGCCAAAACATAAGCAACTCGGACTAACGGATGCAGAAGTCATTGAGATGTACAGATATATGGTGACCGCACGCAAATTCGACGAGCGCAACCTGTTGCTGCAGCGGGCCGGGAAAATCAATTTCCACGTTTCTGGGATCGGTCAGGAGACCACGCAGGTTGCTGCGGCCTTTGCGCTGGATCGCGAGCGCGACTATTTCCTGCCTTACTACCGGGACTACGGCTTTGTGCTGGCCGTTGGCATGTCGCTGACAGAATTGATGCTTTCGACATTTGCCAAAGCGGGTGACCCGAACAGCGGCGGCCGTCAGATGCCGGGACATTTCGGCAGCAAACGGCTGCGTATCGTGACCGGTTCCAGTCCGGTAACCACTCAAGTTCCCCATGCCGTCGGCGTCGCCTTGGCGGCGAAAATGCAAAAGAAGGACATCGTTTCTTACGTCACGTTTGGCGAAGGCTCCAGCAATCAGGGCGATTTTCACGAAGGTTTAAACTTTGCTGGGGTTCAGAAGCTGCCGGTTATCTTCCTGTGCGAAAATAACCAATATGCCATTTCCGTACCGGTGAAGAAGCAGTTAGGCGGCCGCGTGGTGGATCGGGCTCAAGGCTATGGATTCCCGGGGGTTCGCGTAGATGGCAACGATGCGCTGGAGGTATACCGAGTTGTGAAGGAAGCGCGGGAACGCGCAGTTCGCGGCGAAGGGCCAACGCTGATCGAAGCGATGATGTACCGCCTGTCTCCGCACTCGACGTCGGACAATGATCTGGCGTACCGGACGAAGGAAGAAGTGGAAGAGAATTGGAAAAAAGACGGTATCCCCAAAATGAAGTCGTACCTGATCGAAACCGGCATATGGAGCGAGGAGCAGGACGAAGCGCTGTTGCGGGATATCCAACAACAGCTGAAGGAAGCGGTGGAAGCGGCTGACAACGCGCCGTTCCCGCGGCCGGAAGACACGCTGCTGCATGTATATGCCAGCGAAGGGGAGGAGCAATAA
- the lpdA gene encoding dihydrolipoyl dehydrogenase, protein MAITCDVAVLGGGTGGYIAAIRAAQLGKDVVIIERDKLGGTCLHRGCIPSKALLRSAELYAQMKDSASYGIETNGVTLVFPKVQERKQSIVDQLHKGVLYLMRKHKIRVIQGNGRVIGPSIFSPKSGAVAVELPDGEMETVVPTNLIIATGSRPRMLPGLEPDGNYILSSDEALQLSELPGSMLIVGGGVIGVEWASLLNDFGVQVTVVEAADQLLPAEDEDVARELQKQLQRRGIQVITGVSVDPGSLEIGNNRVQISAKRGDESIRLEADKLLVSIGRQANVENIGLENTDIGLERGFIRVNEFMQTTEPHIYAIGDCIGGLQLAHAASHEGLTAVHHLAGEASHGYQESHIPRCVYTRPEVASVGITAKEAKAKGLEVKIGKVPFSAIGKALVHGETEGFVKMVADARTNDILGVQMIGPHVTELISQAALAQVLDATPWEVGQVTFAHPTLAEIIGEAALAVDGNSLNA, encoded by the coding sequence ATGGCAATTACTTGTGATGTAGCAGTGTTGGGCGGAGGGACTGGCGGATATATCGCAGCCATTCGCGCCGCGCAACTGGGGAAAGACGTTGTAATTATTGAGCGGGACAAGTTGGGAGGGACCTGTCTGCATCGAGGTTGTATCCCAAGCAAAGCGCTGCTGCGCAGTGCGGAGCTCTACGCGCAAATGAAGGATAGCGCAAGCTACGGCATTGAGACTAACGGCGTGACGCTGGTATTCCCGAAAGTGCAGGAAAGAAAGCAAAGCATCGTGGATCAACTGCATAAAGGGGTCCTATATTTGATGCGTAAACATAAAATCCGTGTCATCCAAGGGAATGGGCGGGTGATTGGGCCGTCGATTTTCTCTCCAAAAAGCGGAGCTGTTGCGGTGGAACTTCCGGATGGTGAAATGGAGACGGTTGTGCCAACCAACTTGATCATCGCCACAGGATCTCGACCACGGATGCTGCCGGGGCTTGAGCCGGACGGGAATTATATTCTTAGCAGCGATGAAGCGCTGCAGCTATCCGAGCTTCCCGGCTCGATGCTGATTGTGGGAGGCGGCGTCATCGGGGTTGAATGGGCGTCGCTGCTAAACGATTTTGGCGTGCAGGTGACCGTGGTGGAAGCAGCGGATCAGCTGCTGCCGGCGGAAGACGAGGACGTTGCCCGCGAATTGCAGAAACAGCTGCAACGCCGCGGCATTCAAGTGATCACTGGGGTTTCGGTCGATCCCGGTTCCTTAGAAATCGGCAATAACCGGGTACAAATATCTGCGAAGCGAGGGGACGAATCGATCCGCCTCGAAGCAGACAAGCTGCTGGTATCGATCGGACGCCAGGCCAACGTGGAGAATATAGGACTCGAAAATACCGACATCGGGTTAGAACGCGGCTTCATTCGGGTAAATGAATTTATGCAAACCACGGAACCGCATATTTACGCCATTGGCGACTGCATCGGCGGTCTTCAACTGGCGCATGCTGCCAGCCATGAGGGGTTAACTGCCGTCCATCATTTAGCCGGGGAGGCTTCGCACGGTTATCAAGAAAGCCATATTCCGCGCTGTGTGTACACCCGCCCCGAGGTTGCTTCGGTTGGAATCACCGCCAAAGAAGCGAAGGCCAAAGGGCTGGAGGTTAAAATCGGCAAGGTTCCGTTCTCGGCGATCGGGAAGGCGCTGGTGCATGGCGAAACCGAAGGATTTGTGAAGATGGTGGCCGATGCCCGCACCAATGATATTCTCGGCGTGCAGATGATCGGGCCGCATGTGACGGAGCTGATCAGCCAAGCGGCACTGGCCCAGGTGCTGGATGCGACGCCTTGGGAAGTTGGACAAGTGACCTTCGCTCATCCGACGCTGGCGGAAATTATCGGGGAAGCGGCACTGGCCGTGGACGGGAACTCCTTAAACGCTTGA
- a CDS encoding DUF2627 domain-containing protein, producing the protein MKLKLSRFIAIILLVVPGIAAMIGFIKIKDTLFDYMSAHGDDSLTRVTFDWLNFGLGVVLFAAGAGFLGGWIFFRDRKRNYVGPRFRKKDDAAKAAVKEPEPAVVQHD; encoded by the coding sequence ATGAAGCTCAAGCTGTCCCGGTTTATCGCGATTATTTTGCTGGTGGTCCCCGGCATTGCAGCGATGATCGGATTTATAAAAATCAAAGACACCTTATTTGATTATATGTCAGCACACGGCGACGATTCGTTAACTCGCGTCACGTTTGATTGGTTAAACTTCGGGCTAGGCGTTGTTTTGTTTGCAGCCGGCGCCGGATTTTTGGGCGGGTGGATCTTCTTCCGGGACCGCAAGCGGAATTACGTAGGGCCAAGATTTCGCAAAAAGGACGATGCCGCCAAAGCCGCCGTTAAAGAACCAGAACCCGCCGTGGTACAGCATGACTAA